A section of the Cololabis saira isolate AMF1-May2022 chromosome 6, fColSai1.1, whole genome shotgun sequence genome encodes:
- the ralba gene encoding ras-related protein Ral-B has product MAANKSKNQSSLALHKVIMVGSGGVGKSALTLQFMYDEFVEDYEPTKADSYRKKVVLDGEEVQIDILDTAGQEDYAAIRDNYFRSGEGFLLVFSITEHESFTATEEFREQILRVKAEEDKIPLLVVGNKSDLEERRQVSVDEARGKAEEWGVHYVETSAKTRANVDKVFFDLMREVRGKKMSENKDKNGKGKNKKSKKSFRERCCLL; this is encoded by the exons ATGGCTGccaataaaagtaaaaaccagAGCTCTCTGGCACTGCACAAGGTGATAATGGTGGGAAGTGGAGGAGTGGGAAAGTCAGCCCTCACGCTGCAGTTCATGTATGATGAG TTTGTGGAAGACTATGAACCCACCAAAGCAGACAGCTACAGGAAGAAGGTGGTCCTGGATGGGGAGGAGGTCCAGATAGACATCTTGGACACGGCCGGACAGGAAGACTACGCTGCTATAAGGGACAACTATTTTCGCAGTGGGGAGGGCTTTTTGCTGGTCTTCTCCATCACAGAGCACGAGTCCTTCACTGCCACAGAAGAATTCAG GGAACAGATCTTGCGGGTGAAGGCAGAGGAGGACAAGATTCCTCTCCTGGTGgtcgggaacaagtctgacctggAAGAACGCAGACAGGTGTCTGTGGACGAGGCCCGCGGGAAGGCCGAGGAGTGGGGAGTCCATTATGTTGAGACGTCGGCTAAAACTAGAGCCAACGTTGACAAG GTATTCTTTGATCTGATGCGGGAAGTACGGGGCAAGAAAATGTctgaaaacaaggacaaaaatggaaaaggaaagAATAAGAAGAGTAAGAAGAGTTTCAGAGAGAGGTGCTGTTTACTTTGA